The Thalassotalea nanhaiensis genome has a window encoding:
- a CDS encoding S8 family serine peptidase encodes MIFKSSTVALVVSAAFACSANASEVEQANKMLTAGELSTGANLTSEGQSSFRAKHETMGVYFIRLTAKSGLDKAHAGLGNDRSSVLVNVEKQQDLVMAAIRAADQSAVLTRKSRMSENALYVQMNHSVADMLASNEHVVSAQLLSEEPNYTAENEFKKYPFLTVKDVGDDITVAIVGNGIDYTHKALGGTGTVAAFEQATANRSNAWDGFPTDTVIGGLDFSAGAEGYHYVDYNPIEWAEDVNVEAGALASGTAVAAQVLAQAPDAKIIYYKTYDWANAYFYPVLDVIVDPNQDGDISDRPDVIVLNSFGNSAFYVEDDVSPSQPTRDIGLVRRLSATGSLVVVGAGYTGYDSYFNLAWRAAVPEALTVGSVKVDGDSVTLSPFTPAGPTRGTQTLKPEVVAPAEQFVGPVAGSGDQFAEVMPHHNYAAAYAAGTAARILAQYPQLSPLEAKALVANTALADGIQGSTAEVFEGASKTTVPEVSFMGTGLVDGVTAVTANAVVWETGTYQPGLAFGYVETPSSVSVTRDLTIKNLTDQVQSYAVSSQLNGNKASNDAIGFIHPASINIPANHSVTFAVSLTIDVDNLGEWPFKQGTDLSIENWIEAAVNGYLVFNNTSDESAQLKVPFQVFPRESKSLEKSNSYGSTKVLLESDEWKQLVSNEGNWIESNIIDLTNTTNAAKTFIAMPLMHNVPVITPSKVGGQGHMYKNIGANIVNEEMCEISGKKLSVVVQMFDKFDVPMAEHFDKAGHVLSYFKAYTEEHANAYHDSPFDAERMAEDADKIFAIDVITNNDGTLETRYIDFNMEFNPWISRQKVSKLATDVSAGDDTVVANICLEELYHHDIQSVEDFNQKIGWQFASDRDAQAGIDGPLIRFNPIIHGDYWEEVIDHTGEDGYPNWWDTNCQPKSWNPDNCIEEKVNFLATTAGVALIPEDYDPETEFDWSNWSNKVVIEPGRSARVLAGLTFQCNPFVFSINNVVTHKDCPPGVMLFEMGNDNTGFSTVAHGADAKVKPGQGFSVYENVENGHVIGKVAMSTEQFFINSERRGDIHLVNALPGTPFAVSVDGVISVANADAIDYEETKSYTLKITADYENRDAPVDDVEIVVANTNDIAPVIIESIAGVTIVQGEQMTVNVSANFAEMEGDGVTFTATNLPAGLEISLSGEISGAVTNAGEYTSTITAHDGVNSTSTDMTFSVSASTSNSNPSTADETQSSGGSTGLFFILFSALGFAARRAYK; translated from the coding sequence ATGATTTTTAAATCATCTACCGTCGCTTTAGTTGTCTCAGCAGCATTTGCATGCTCCGCTAACGCTAGCGAAGTTGAACAAGCAAATAAAATGCTTACTGCTGGAGAATTATCAACAGGCGCAAACTTAACTTCTGAAGGACAAAGTTCTTTTAGAGCAAAACATGAAACTATGGGTGTATATTTCATTCGCCTTACGGCCAAAAGTGGTCTAGATAAAGCTCACGCTGGGTTAGGCAATGATCGTAGCAGTGTTTTAGTCAATGTAGAAAAACAACAAGATTTAGTAATGGCGGCGATTCGCGCAGCCGATCAAAGTGCAGTTTTAACTCGTAAATCTCGAATGTCTGAGAATGCCCTTTACGTGCAAATGAATCATTCAGTTGCAGACATGCTAGCATCTAATGAGCATGTAGTAAGTGCACAGTTATTGAGCGAAGAGCCAAATTACACTGCTGAAAACGAATTTAAAAAATACCCTTTCTTAACCGTTAAAGATGTTGGTGATGATATCACTGTTGCTATTGTTGGTAATGGTATTGATTACACTCATAAAGCTTTAGGTGGTACAGGTACTGTTGCTGCTTTTGAACAAGCAACGGCTAACCGAAGTAATGCTTGGGATGGTTTCCCAACAGACACTGTTATCGGTGGTCTGGACTTCTCTGCAGGTGCTGAAGGTTATCACTATGTAGATTATAACCCTATTGAATGGGCCGAAGATGTTAATGTTGAAGCTGGCGCTCTTGCTTCAGGTACAGCTGTTGCTGCACAAGTGTTAGCACAAGCCCCTGATGCTAAAATTATCTATTATAAAACGTACGACTGGGCTAATGCTTATTTTTACCCTGTATTAGACGTAATCGTTGATCCTAACCAAGATGGTGACATTAGCGATCGCCCAGATGTAATCGTTTTAAACAGTTTCGGTAACTCAGCATTTTATGTTGAAGATGATGTATCTCCTTCTCAACCTACACGTGATATTGGTCTAGTACGTCGCTTAAGTGCTACAGGCTCTTTAGTGGTGGTTGGTGCTGGTTATACAGGCTACGATTCTTATTTTAATCTGGCTTGGCGCGCAGCTGTTCCAGAAGCATTAACTGTTGGTTCAGTTAAAGTTGATGGTGATTCTGTTACTTTATCGCCATTTACTCCTGCCGGTCCTACCCGTGGAACGCAAACTTTAAAACCTGAAGTAGTAGCACCTGCAGAACAATTTGTTGGTCCTGTTGCTGGTTCTGGTGATCAGTTTGCTGAAGTTATGCCGCATCATAATTATGCAGCTGCGTATGCTGCTGGTACTGCCGCTAGAATTTTAGCGCAATATCCACAATTAAGTCCGCTTGAAGCAAAAGCATTAGTTGCCAATACCGCACTTGCTGATGGTATACAAGGTTCAACCGCTGAAGTGTTTGAAGGGGCTTCGAAAACGACAGTACCAGAAGTATCATTTATGGGTACAGGCCTAGTAGATGGGGTAACAGCTGTTACTGCCAATGCTGTTGTTTGGGAAACGGGAACCTATCAACCTGGTTTAGCTTTTGGCTATGTTGAAACGCCAAGTTCGGTTTCTGTTACACGTGATTTAACCATTAAAAACTTAACTGACCAAGTACAATCGTATGCGGTTAGCAGTCAACTTAATGGTAATAAAGCCAGCAATGATGCGATTGGTTTTATTCACCCTGCATCAATTAATATACCGGCAAATCATTCAGTAACATTTGCTGTATCTTTAACCATTGATGTAGACAATTTAGGTGAATGGCCGTTTAAACAAGGTACTGATTTAAGTATTGAGAATTGGATTGAAGCTGCCGTTAATGGTTACTTAGTGTTTAACAATACAAGTGACGAATCAGCGCAACTGAAAGTTCCTTTTCAGGTATTCCCTAGAGAAAGTAAATCATTAGAAAAATCAAACTCTTATGGTTCTACAAAAGTTTTACTTGAAAGTGATGAGTGGAAACAATTAGTCAGCAATGAAGGCAATTGGATTGAATCTAATATCATTGATTTAACGAATACCACAAATGCGGCGAAAACTTTCATAGCGATGCCATTGATGCATAACGTACCTGTAATCACCCCGTCAAAGGTTGGCGGTCAAGGTCATATGTATAAAAATATTGGTGCTAATATTGTTAACGAAGAAATGTGTGAAATCTCAGGTAAGAAATTATCTGTAGTAGTTCAAATGTTTGATAAATTTGACGTGCCAATGGCAGAGCATTTCGATAAAGCAGGTCATGTTTTAAGCTACTTTAAGGCTTACACGGAAGAGCATGCCAATGCCTATCATGATTCACCGTTTGATGCTGAACGAATGGCTGAAGATGCTGATAAAATCTTCGCCATTGATGTAATTACCAATAATGACGGTACATTAGAAACACGTTATATTGATTTCAACATGGAATTTAATCCTTGGATCTCAAGGCAGAAAGTTTCAAAATTGGCAACCGATGTATCTGCAGGTGACGATACTGTAGTAGCCAATATTTGTCTTGAAGAATTATATCATCACGATATCCAATCAGTTGAAGATTTCAATCAAAAAATTGGCTGGCAGTTCGCTTCTGACCGTGATGCACAAGCGGGGATCGATGGTCCTTTAATTCGCTTTAACCCAATTATTCATGGTGATTACTGGGAAGAAGTAATTGATCATACTGGTGAAGATGGTTATCCAAACTGGTGGGACACTAATTGTCAGCCAAAATCTTGGAATCCTGACAATTGTATTGAGGAAAAAGTAAACTTCTTGGCGACTACTGCTGGTGTGGCACTAATACCAGAAGATTATGATCCAGAAACAGAATTTGATTGGAGCAATTGGTCAAATAAAGTTGTTATCGAACCTGGTCGTTCTGCACGTGTTCTAGCTGGTTTAACATTCCAATGTAATCCTTTCGTATTCAGTATAAATAATGTTGTTACACATAAAGATTGTCCTCCAGGGGTAATGCTGTTTGAAATGGGTAATGATAATACTGGTTTTAGCACAGTTGCCCATGGCGCTGATGCCAAAGTTAAGCCGGGCCAAGGCTTTAGCGTTTATGAAAACGTAGAAAATGGCCATGTTATCGGCAAAGTAGCAATGTCTACTGAGCAGTTCTTTATTAATAGCGAACGTAGAGGCGATATTCATTTAGTTAATGCTTTGCCAGGTACTCCTTTTGCGGTTTCTGTTGATGGCGTGATCAGTGTTGCTAATGCAGATGCTATCGATTACGAAGAGACAAAGTCTTACACCTTAAAAATTACTGCTGATTACGAAAACCGTGATGCACCAGTAGATGATGTTGAAATTGTTGTTGCTAATACCAATGATATCGCACCAGTGATTATAGAAAGCATTGCCGGTGTAACTATCGTTCAAGGTGAACAGATGACTGTCAATGTTTCGGCAAACTTTGCTGAGATGGAAGGTGATGGAGTTACATTTACAGCCACTAACTTACCTGCAGGTTTAGAAATCAGCTTATCGGGTGAAATTTCTGGGGCGGTAACCAATGCTGGTGAATATACATCAACAATTACGGCACATGATGGTGTGAATTCAACTTCAACTGATATGACGTTCTCAGTTAGTGCTTCAACAAGTAATTCAAATCCGTCTACAGCAGATGAAACACAAAGTTCAGGTGGTTCAACTGGCTTGTTCTTCATTTTATTTAGCGCCCTAGGCTTTGCCGCTCGTCGCGCTTACAAGTAA
- a CDS encoding winged helix-turn-helix domain-containing protein, with amino-acid sequence MVELAFVYYQIGRFNVNCKELTVDNGKDSIKLPVKVFELLKLFILSSDHSVAANDAIETIWNGNQGVGKRGFPNTIWHLRKTFADLGAENDEVIKTVHKVGYVMVVKPLGLAAFPTSDLHQNEPKQLSFINKHKYFAAVASFCLICLSVYMISNHFINSGSNIVLSKEVSKQTNYQGIEMHPAVSHDGKYLVFRWVRESSKGHLYIKDLLNEELPLRMLTNTSNEEASPTWSPDDASIAYIRYDETGFCQIRVKHLVTNQDELIDQGCVFNPIRINLDWSPNGESLLYSKQVNDSLAIFSYNFKTKLSTQVSYPSSKVRDVVAVWANDSKSIALIRERYQFTQLIHINNQGEEQVLLDNQTSIIGLAWDHSNNEIYTSFFKNAEHIIHKYNIAEETWQDVNKIPRPANLTISQTTGELFFSRYSSQEYIVQKTFETNKILSRVSSSSRDMLGSLSAVNGKVAFISNRSGSWDLWIKSELGTKNITKGMGLPLLPSWSPINDQFIVDLRLTDTDHYQLFIGDDTTGSLESIDLGGLEPQNPKWSFDGRSILFISSKNDTSGVFKYDLLTAQITQLTAKNEMAVVEGEDGYLYVSREWENGIWQVNPKTNEEKLIVEDLISTDHGSFYWQDKAIYYISRSTTEDVIKRKEITGKTTIIDSLPANSIKRYFGISSIDTESYLLTLNSINDADIFSVQIFKPNQ; translated from the coding sequence CGAGGTTTTCCTAATACCATTTGGCACCTGCGTAAAACATTCGCTGATTTAGGTGCAGAAAATGATGAAGTTATTAAAACAGTACATAAAGTAGGTTATGTAATGGTTGTTAAGCCGCTAGGTCTAGCTGCTTTTCCAACGTCTGATTTACACCAAAACGAACCTAAGCAATTATCTTTTATTAATAAACACAAATACTTCGCAGCTGTTGCCAGTTTTTGCTTAATTTGTTTATCCGTTTATATGATCAGTAACCACTTTATTAACAGTGGTTCCAACATTGTATTATCAAAAGAGGTTTCGAAACAAACAAATTACCAGGGCATAGAAATGCACCCAGCGGTCTCTCATGACGGCAAGTACCTTGTATTTCGTTGGGTTAGAGAGTCTTCGAAAGGCCATCTTTATATTAAAGATTTACTCAATGAAGAACTGCCTCTTCGCATGTTAACAAATACATCTAATGAAGAAGCATCACCAACCTGGTCTCCTGACGACGCTTCAATAGCATATATACGCTATGATGAAACAGGTTTTTGTCAAATTAGAGTTAAACATTTAGTCACTAATCAAGATGAACTGATTGATCAAGGCTGCGTATTTAATCCTATTAGAATTAATCTTGACTGGTCCCCAAATGGTGAATCTTTACTCTATTCTAAGCAAGTAAATGATAGTTTAGCTATTTTCTCTTACAACTTTAAGACCAAGCTTTCAACACAAGTAAGTTACCCTAGCAGTAAAGTACGAGATGTTGTTGCCGTTTGGGCGAATGATAGTAAAAGCATCGCTTTAATACGTGAACGTTATCAATTTACGCAACTTATACACATTAATAATCAAGGTGAAGAGCAAGTTCTCCTTGATAACCAAACATCTATTATTGGTTTAGCTTGGGATCATAGTAATAATGAAATTTATACCAGTTTCTTTAAAAATGCAGAACATATTATTCATAAGTACAACATTGCAGAAGAAACTTGGCAAGATGTAAACAAAATACCTAGACCTGCAAATTTGACCATTAGCCAAACAACGGGCGAACTATTTTTTTCGCGCTATTCTTCACAGGAATATATAGTTCAAAAAACATTTGAAACCAATAAAATTTTATCAAGAGTTTCATCTTCTTCTAGAGATATGTTAGGTAGTCTTTCTGCAGTTAATGGTAAGGTTGCATTTATTTCAAACAGGTCAGGTTCGTGGGATTTATGGATTAAAAGTGAACTTGGCACCAAAAATATCACTAAAGGAATGGGCTTACCATTATTGCCTAGTTGGTCACCTATAAATGATCAGTTTATTGTTGATCTGCGCCTAACCGATACTGATCACTATCAACTATTTATTGGAGACGATACAACTGGAAGTCTTGAATCAATTGACCTTGGAGGGTTAGAACCGCAAAATCCTAAATGGTCATTTGATGGTCGTTCAATTTTGTTCATTTCTAGTAAAAATGACACTAGTGGTGTATTCAAATACGACTTATTAACGGCACAGATAACTCAATTAACGGCTAAAAATGAAATGGCAGTTGTTGAAGGGGAAGACGGTTATTTATATGTTAGCCGTGAATGGGAAAATGGTATTTGGCAAGTTAATCCAAAAACCAACGAAGAAAAATTAATAGTTGAAGATTTAATTAGCACAGATCACGGTTCATTTTATTGGCAGGATAAAGCGATTTATTATATTAGTCGTAGTACAACTGAGGATGTTATTAAAAGAAAAGAAATAACAGGCAAGACGACAATTATTGATTCTTTGCCTGCTAATTCAATTAAGCGATACTTCGGTATATCTTCAATAGATACTGAAAGTTATTTACTTACTTTAAATAGTATTAATGATGCTGATATCTTTTCTGTACAAATTTTCAAACCAAATCAATAG